Proteins encoded together in one Camelina sativa cultivar DH55 chromosome 9, Cs, whole genome shotgun sequence window:
- the LOC104715847 gene encoding uncharacterized protein LOC104715847 isoform X3, giving the protein MITNFDVRKQPNSYRLSDHAYKILLNDHTSMDVLDPDEYSIPLEYFCTRNYKDIQSLVGKGEMLPDIVAQVSCIQNADKVDETTTPPKTTSNLILTCVFDSGDTAYVSVWDNQASKVREDVALLKEEPIVVIVTGVNPKNLRGDLYLNATASTRFFWNVENNITEEFRKSPCYQKDLIPTIENPAPMSAPGDVQSISEILAYVDEQSGKEKLFWCKAKVVDLILSSGWFFISCTTCFKKMETSGDTLICGGACDSDTAIGRLRYRIEVVVDDECQTSTFVLFDEPAKKLFKSSASTLAAKNNVAQNDACGLIVPKEIQNLVGRNFVFCIKVREYNFTAKYQSFAVAQIEIPPAVAVKKRPAPPGSSKGKASDLVPCNPKGEKASDVSQQSKKHRPLRKNKNKVIGDTDDDTVSSRQSDPTLEDDV; this is encoded by the exons ATGATTACTAATTTCGATGTCAGGAAGCAACCAAATTCATACCGCCTCTCTGACCATGCGTACAAGATTTTACTCAATGATCACACCTCAATGGATGTTCTAGACCCTGACGAATACTCTATTCCCCTGGAGTATTTCTGCACTCGGAACTACAAGGACATCCAAAGTTTGGTGGGTAAAGGAGAGATGTTACCAG ATATTGTAGCCCAAGTGTCATGTATTCAGAATGCCGATAAGGTCGACGAAACCACAACTCCACCGAAGACTACGTCGAACCTGATTCTTACGTGTGTATTTGACAG TGGTGACACCGCTTATGTCTCCGTCTGGGATAACCAAGCATCTAAGGTCCGTGAAGATGTTGCTCTCCTAAAAGAAGAGCCTATTGTAGTAATCGTCACTGGTGTGAATCCCAAAAACCTGCGTG GTGACCTATATCTCAACGCCACTGCCTCGACCAGATTCTTTTGGAATGTTGAAAACAACATTACAGAGGAATTCCGTAAAAG CCCCTGTTACCAAAAAGATTTAATTCCCACCATTGAAAACCCAGCGCCCATGTCTGCTCCTGGCGACGTCCAAAGCATCTCTGAAATCCTTGCTTATGTTGATGAACAAAGCGGGAAG GAGAAACTTTTCTGGTGTAAGGCAAAGgttgtggacttgattttaagCAGTGGGTGGTTCTTCATATCATGTACGACTTGCTTTAAGAAAATGGAAACTTCAGGTGATACACTCATATGTGGTGGGGCATGTGACTCTGATACGGCTATTGGTCGGCTTAG ATATCGCATTGAAGTTGTTGTTGACGATGAGTGCCAAACCTCTACTTTTGTACTCTTTGACGAACCGGCTAAGAAATTATTCAAATCAAGTGCATCTACCTTGGCTGCGAAAAAT AATGTAGCTCAGAATGATGCTTGTGGCCTCATAGTCCCcaaagaaatccaaaatttagTTGGCAGGAACTTTGTATTCTGCATTAAAGTGCGAGAATACAATTTCACAGCTAAGTACCAGAGTTTTGCTGTCGCCCAAATTGAGATACCTCCAGCAGTAGCAGTGAAGAAG AGGCCTGCACCTCCAGGAAGTAGCAAAGGAAAAGCATCTGATTTAGTGCCATGTAATCCAAAAGGCGAGAAGGCCAGTGATGTCAGCCAGCAGTCGAAGAAGCATCGTCCTCTTAG gaagaacaaaaataagGTTATTGGAGACACTGATGACGATACGGTGAGTAGCCGACAATCTGATCCTACCTTGGAAGATGATGTCTAG
- the LOC104713123 gene encoding pentatricopeptide repeat-containing protein At1g74850, chloroplastic — translation MNLAIPNPNSHHLSFLIQNSSFVGNRRFADGNRLRFLSGGNRKPCSFSSGKIKAKTKDLVLGNPSVSVEKGKYSYDVESLINKLSSLPPRGSIARCLDIFKNKLSLNDFALVFKEFAGRGDWQRSLRLFKYMQRQIWCKPNEHIYTIMISLLGREGLLDKCLEVFDEMPGQGVSRSVFSYTALINAYGRNGRYETSLELLDRMKSEKISPSILTYNTVINACARGGLDWEGLLGLFAEMRHEGIQPDIVTYNTLLSACAIRGLGDEAEMVFRTMNEGGIVPDLTTYSHLVETFGKLRRLEKVSDLLGEMASGGSLPDITSYNVLLEAYAKSGSIKEAMGVFHQMQAAGCTPNANTYSVLLNLFGQSGRYDDVRQLFLEMKSSNTDPDAATYNILIEVFGEGGYFKEVVTLFHDMVEENIEPDMETYEGIIFACGKGGLHEDARKILQYMTANDIVPSSKAYTGVIEAFGQAALYEEALVAFNTMHEVGSNPSIETYHSLLYSFARGGLVMESEAILSRLVDSGIPRNRDTFNAQIEAYKQGGKFEEAVKTYVDMEKSRCDPDERTLEAVLSVYSFARLVDECREQFEEMKASDILPSIMCYCMMLAVYGKTERWDDVNELVEEMLSNRVSNIHQVIGQMIKGDYDDDSNWQIVEYVLDKLNSEGCGLGIRFYNALLDALWWLGQKERAARVLNEATKRGLFPELFRKNKLVWSVDVHRMSEGGMYTALSVWLNDMNIKLLNGEDLPQLAVVVSVRGQLEKTSAARESPIAKAAFSFLQDHVSSSFSFTGWNGGRIMCQRSQLKQLLSKIEPTSEESEDKNLVALTNSPVFAAGTRTSTNKDTNHSGNPTQRRTKVKKELAGSAA, via the exons ATGAATCTGGCAATTCCGAATCCCAACTCACACCACCTCTCTTTCCTTATCCAGAATTCGAGTTTCGTCGGTAACCGGAGATTCGCCGACGGAAACCGTCTCCGTTTCCTCTCAGGAGGAAACCGTAAACCATGCTCCTTCTCCTCCGGTAAAATCAAGGCGAAGACGAAGGATCTCGTTCTTGGAAACCCTTCCGTATCGGTTGAGAAAGGTAAGTACAGCTACGACGTCGAGTCCCTGATTAACAAACTCAGCAGCCTCCCACCACGCGGAAGCATCGCGAGGTGCTTAGACATATTCAAGAACAAGCTTTCCCTCAACGATTTCGCGCTCGTGTTCAAAGAGTTCGCTGGTCGTGGTGATTGGCAGAGGTCGCTTCGTCTCTTTAAGTATATGCAACGGCAGATATGGTGCAAACCTAATGAGCATATCTACACTATTATGATTTCTTTGCTTGGTAGGGAAGGTCTTCTAGATAAATGTCTTGAGGTATTCGATGAAATGCCTGGTCAAGGCGTGTCACGCAGCGTTTTCTCTTACACGGCTTTGATTAATGCTTATGGTCGAAATGGACGGTATGAGACTTCTCTTGAGCTTCTTGATAGGATGAAGAGTGAGAAGATATCGCCTAGTATATTGACTTATAACACGGTGATTAATGCGTGTGCTAGAGGTGGCTTAGATTGGGAGGGTTTATTAGGTTTGTTTGCAGAGATGAGACATGAAGGGATACAACCCGATATTGTGACTTATAACACTTTGCTTAGTGCTTGTGCTATTAGAGGTTTAGGTGATGAGGCTGAAATGGTTTTTAGGACTATGAATGAGGGTGGGATTGTTCCGGATCTTACTACTTATAGTCATCTCGTTGAGACTTTTGGGAAGTTGAGACGGCTGGAAAAAGTGTCTGATCTCCTTGGTGAGATGGCTTCAGGGGGCAGTTTGCCGGATATCACTTCTTATAACGTCTTGTTAGAGGCATATGCGAAATCAGGTTCTATTAAGGAGGCAATGGGGGTCTTCCATCAAATGCAGGCTGCAGGGTGTACGCCAAACGCTAATACATATAGTGTTTTGCTGAATTTGTTTGGACAGAGTGGGAGGTACGATGATGTTCGGCAGCTTTTTCTTGAGATGAAATCAAGCAATACGGATCCTGATGCTGCTACATACAACATTTTGATTGAGGTTTTTGGGGAAGGTGGGTATTTCAAGGAGGTGGTAACTTTGTTCCATGACATGGTGGAGGAGAATATTGAACCTGACATGGAGACATACGAGGGTATAATATTTGCTTGTGGGAAGGGAGGACTCCACGAAGATGCTAGGAAGATTTTACAATACATGACAGCTAACGATATCGTGCCAAGTTCCAAGGCCTACACTGGGGTTATTGAAGCATTTGGGCAGGCTGCTTTATATGAGGAAGCACTTGTTGCTTTTAATACCATGCATGAAGTAGGAAGCAATCCAAGTATTGAAACATACCACTCGCTGTTATATTCTTTCGCAAGGGGAGGACTGGTCATGGAGTCTGAGGCGATTTTGTCCAGGTTGGTGGATTCTGGTATTCCCAGGAACAGAGATACTTTCAATGCACAAATAGAAGCCTATAAACAAGGAGGCAAATTTGAAGAGGCTGTGAAGACATATGTAGATATGGAGAAGTCAAGATGTGATCCTGATGAAAGGACGCTTGAGGCTGTTTTAAGTGTGTATTCTTTTGCGCGACTTGTTGATGAGTGCAGGGAGCAGTTTGAGGAGATGAAAGCTTCTGATATACTGCCCAGTATCATGTGCTACTGTATGATGTTGGCTGTTTATGGAAAGACGGAGAG gtGGGATGATGTCAATGAGTTAGTGGAAGAGATGCTTTCAAATAGAGTATCAAATATTCATCAAGTTATTGGGCAAATGATCAAGGGAGATTATGATGACGACTCAAATTGGCAGATAGTGGAGTATGTGCTGGACAAACTCAATTCAGAAGGATGTGGTTTGGGAATAAGGTTTTACAATGCACTTCTGGATGCTTTGTGGTGGCTGGGTCAGAAAGAGCGAGCTGCAAGGGTACTCAATGAGGCAACGAAACGTGGACTTTTCCCTGAGTTATTCCGGAAAAACAAACTCGTGTGGTCTGTGGATGTGCATAG GATGTCAGAAGGTGGTATGTACACAGCACTATCGGTATGGCTAAATGATATGAATATTAAGCTTTTAAACGGAGAAGATCTTCCTCAACTAGCTGTTGTTGTTTCAGT ACGGGGACAGTTGGAGAAAACCTCTGCTGCAAGAGAATCTCCCATCGCAAAAGCTGCTTTCTCCTTCTTGCAGGATCATGTCTCGTCATCATTTTCCTTCACGGGATGGAATGGAGGTCGCATTATGTGCCAGCGATCTCAGCTCAAGCAGTTACTGTCAAAGATAGAGCCAACTTCAGAAGAGTCCGAAGATAAGAACCTAGTTGCTTTAACAAACTCGCCCGTTTTTGCTGCTGGAACAAGAACTTCTACAAACAAGGACACAAACCACAGCGGTAACCCTACGCAACGAAGAACCAAAGTGAAAAAGGAACTAGCAGGAAGCGCAGCTTAA
- the LOC104715847 gene encoding uncharacterized protein LOC104715847 isoform X2, whose translation MSYFPDCLSSPPAYRRFRSPQFLNKEAQIQTSTPRNSKFCTGCWDSVVRNISTLQARKQPNSYRLSDHAYKILLNDHTSMDVLDPDEYSIPLEYFCTRNYKDIQSLVGKGEMLPDIVAQVSCIQNADKVDETTTPPKTTSNLILTCVFDSGDTAYVSVWDNQASKVREDVALLKEEPIVVIVTGVNPKNLRGDLYLNATASTRFFWNVENNITEEFRKSPCYQKDLIPTIENPAPMSAPGDVQSISEILAYVDEQSGKEKLFWCKAKVVDLILSSGWFFISCTTCFKKMETSGDTLICGGACDSDTAIGRLRYRIEVVVDDECQTSTFVLFDEPAKKLFKSSASTLAAKNNVAQNDACGLIVPKEIQNLVGRNFVFCIKVREYNFTAKYQSFAVAQIEIPPAVAVKKRPAPPGSSKGKASDLVPCNPKGEKASDVSQQSKKHRPLRKNKNKVIGDTDDDTVSSRQSDPTLEDDV comes from the exons ATGTCTTACTTCCCCGACTGTCTCTCTTCACCTCCGGCGTATCGCCGTTTTCGATCTCCTCAATTTCTAAACAAAGAAGCCCAGATTCAAACATCAACTCCTCGTAATTCCAAGTTTTGTACGG GTTGCTGGGACTCGGTGGTTAGGAATATTTCAACACTGCAGGCCAG GAAGCAACCAAATTCATACCGCCTCTCTGACCATGCGTACAAGATTTTACTCAATGATCACACCTCAATGGATGTTCTAGACCCTGACGAATACTCTATTCCCCTGGAGTATTTCTGCACTCGGAACTACAAGGACATCCAAAGTTTGGTGGGTAAAGGAGAGATGTTACCAG ATATTGTAGCCCAAGTGTCATGTATTCAGAATGCCGATAAGGTCGACGAAACCACAACTCCACCGAAGACTACGTCGAACCTGATTCTTACGTGTGTATTTGACAG TGGTGACACCGCTTATGTCTCCGTCTGGGATAACCAAGCATCTAAGGTCCGTGAAGATGTTGCTCTCCTAAAAGAAGAGCCTATTGTAGTAATCGTCACTGGTGTGAATCCCAAAAACCTGCGTG GTGACCTATATCTCAACGCCACTGCCTCGACCAGATTCTTTTGGAATGTTGAAAACAACATTACAGAGGAATTCCGTAAAAG CCCCTGTTACCAAAAAGATTTAATTCCCACCATTGAAAACCCAGCGCCCATGTCTGCTCCTGGCGACGTCCAAAGCATCTCTGAAATCCTTGCTTATGTTGATGAACAAAGCGGGAAG GAGAAACTTTTCTGGTGTAAGGCAAAGgttgtggacttgattttaagCAGTGGGTGGTTCTTCATATCATGTACGACTTGCTTTAAGAAAATGGAAACTTCAGGTGATACACTCATATGTGGTGGGGCATGTGACTCTGATACGGCTATTGGTCGGCTTAG ATATCGCATTGAAGTTGTTGTTGACGATGAGTGCCAAACCTCTACTTTTGTACTCTTTGACGAACCGGCTAAGAAATTATTCAAATCAAGTGCATCTACCTTGGCTGCGAAAAAT AATGTAGCTCAGAATGATGCTTGTGGCCTCATAGTCCCcaaagaaatccaaaatttagTTGGCAGGAACTTTGTATTCTGCATTAAAGTGCGAGAATACAATTTCACAGCTAAGTACCAGAGTTTTGCTGTCGCCCAAATTGAGATACCTCCAGCAGTAGCAGTGAAGAAG AGGCCTGCACCTCCAGGAAGTAGCAAAGGAAAAGCATCTGATTTAGTGCCATGTAATCCAAAAGGCGAGAAGGCCAGTGATGTCAGCCAGCAGTCGAAGAAGCATCGTCCTCTTAG gaagaacaaaaataagGTTATTGGAGACACTGATGACGATACGGTGAGTAGCCGACAATCTGATCCTACCTTGGAAGATGATGTCTAG
- the LOC104715847 gene encoding uncharacterized protein LOC104715847 isoform X1 encodes MSSKDSPSDSPTFTYLKLDEISESLDTPTIVIRLLHFWDARDFKRNNLLLSVECLLLDEEANVIQASIHPRHLHKFRSTLKHGCLFMITNFDVRKQPNSYRLSDHAYKILLNDHTSMDVLDPDEYSIPLEYFCTRNYKDIQSLVGKGEMLPDIVAQVSCIQNADKVDETTTPPKTTSNLILTCVFDSGDTAYVSVWDNQASKVREDVALLKEEPIVVIVTGVNPKNLRGDLYLNATASTRFFWNVENNITEEFRKSPCYQKDLIPTIENPAPMSAPGDVQSISEILAYVDEQSGKEKLFWCKAKVVDLILSSGWFFISCTTCFKKMETSGDTLICGGACDSDTAIGRLRYRIEVVVDDECQTSTFVLFDEPAKKLFKSSASTLAAKNNVAQNDACGLIVPKEIQNLVGRNFVFCIKVREYNFTAKYQSFAVAQIEIPPAVAVKKRPAPPGSSKGKASDLVPCNPKGEKASDVSQQSKKHRPLRKNKNKVIGDTDDDTVSSRQSDPTLEDDV; translated from the exons atgtCTTCGAAAGATTCTCCTTCAGATAGCCCTACTTTCACCTATCTCAAGCTCGATGAAATTTCAGAATCCCTAGACACACCTACCATAGTCATCCGTCTACTTCATTTCTGGGATGCCCGTGATTTCAAACGCAACAATCTTCTTCTGAGTGTGGAGTGTCTTCTTCTGGATGAGgag GCTAATGTTATACAAGCATCTATCCACCCACGGCATCTTCACAAGTTTCGATCTACACTCAAACATGGCTGCCTCTTCATGATTACTAATTTCGATGTCAGGAAGCAACCAAATTCATACCGCCTCTCTGACCATGCGTACAAGATTTTACTCAATGATCACACCTCAATGGATGTTCTAGACCCTGACGAATACTCTATTCCCCTGGAGTATTTCTGCACTCGGAACTACAAGGACATCCAAAGTTTGGTGGGTAAAGGAGAGATGTTACCAG ATATTGTAGCCCAAGTGTCATGTATTCAGAATGCCGATAAGGTCGACGAAACCACAACTCCACCGAAGACTACGTCGAACCTGATTCTTACGTGTGTATTTGACAG TGGTGACACCGCTTATGTCTCCGTCTGGGATAACCAAGCATCTAAGGTCCGTGAAGATGTTGCTCTCCTAAAAGAAGAGCCTATTGTAGTAATCGTCACTGGTGTGAATCCCAAAAACCTGCGTG GTGACCTATATCTCAACGCCACTGCCTCGACCAGATTCTTTTGGAATGTTGAAAACAACATTACAGAGGAATTCCGTAAAAG CCCCTGTTACCAAAAAGATTTAATTCCCACCATTGAAAACCCAGCGCCCATGTCTGCTCCTGGCGACGTCCAAAGCATCTCTGAAATCCTTGCTTATGTTGATGAACAAAGCGGGAAG GAGAAACTTTTCTGGTGTAAGGCAAAGgttgtggacttgattttaagCAGTGGGTGGTTCTTCATATCATGTACGACTTGCTTTAAGAAAATGGAAACTTCAGGTGATACACTCATATGTGGTGGGGCATGTGACTCTGATACGGCTATTGGTCGGCTTAG ATATCGCATTGAAGTTGTTGTTGACGATGAGTGCCAAACCTCTACTTTTGTACTCTTTGACGAACCGGCTAAGAAATTATTCAAATCAAGTGCATCTACCTTGGCTGCGAAAAAT AATGTAGCTCAGAATGATGCTTGTGGCCTCATAGTCCCcaaagaaatccaaaatttagTTGGCAGGAACTTTGTATTCTGCATTAAAGTGCGAGAATACAATTTCACAGCTAAGTACCAGAGTTTTGCTGTCGCCCAAATTGAGATACCTCCAGCAGTAGCAGTGAAGAAG AGGCCTGCACCTCCAGGAAGTAGCAAAGGAAAAGCATCTGATTTAGTGCCATGTAATCCAAAAGGCGAGAAGGCCAGTGATGTCAGCCAGCAGTCGAAGAAGCATCGTCCTCTTAG gaagaacaaaaataagGTTATTGGAGACACTGATGACGATACGGTGAGTAGCCGACAATCTGATCCTACCTTGGAAGATGATGTCTAG